TTGTTAAAAATCCGGCAGACCCCGCCGCGTGGGAGCAGGCGATTGATGAAAAAACCCGCCTGGTTTGGGTGGAGACGCCCAGCAATCCCACCCTATTTGTCACGGATATCGCCGCCGTCGCTAATGTGGCCCATGCGCGCGGCGTGCCGTTGATGGTGGACAATACCACCGCCACAGCCGCCCTCCAAAAACCGGTGGACTTAGGGGCAGATATTGTGCTCCTATCTATCACCAAATTTCTGTGCGGCAATGCCACGGTGCTGGGCGGCGCCGTGATTGGGCCGGAGGCCCTGGTTGAGGACATTCGCTGGAATACCACCGAATTCATCGGGGCAGTGATGCAGCCTCTGGAAACCTGGCTCACGTTACAATTTTTAGACACGCTTTCCCTGCGCATGGAGCGGCACAGCGCCAATGCCCAACAGGTGGCCGAATTTCTGGCCGACCATCCCCGGGTGAAGCGCGTCAATTATCCCGGCTTGCCGGATCATCCGCAGTATAACCTGGCCCAACGGCAGATGACGGGCGCAGGTGGCTTACTCTCTTTTGTGGTTCCTGATGGTATTCCAGGCGCTGCAAAGGTTATGGACAAATTCCAATTGGTCATCCACGCGGTTACGTTTGGCACCAGCCGGACTATCTGCATGCATCCCCCCACCATCACCCACGAGCATATGACGCCC
The genomic region above belongs to Anaerolineae bacterium and contains:
- a CDS encoding PLP-dependent transferase, yielding MQNNHHFFIRAPWEYDPNVVPPGRADAHLGFDTRALHAGFDPRREMESFRSFVPPIVQSMTYPYQSFDQIPNPVYGRTRTPTNSVLEERLASLEGGEAAITAASGSQALFNLIFTLTRPGDNVVTTLNTFGEGYKQAATIFPERCGVNFRFVKNPADPAAWEQAIDEKTRLVWVETPSNPTLFVTDIAAVANVAHARGVPLMVDNTTATAALQKPVDLGADIVLLSITKFLCGNATVLGGAVIGPEALVEDIRWNTTEFIGAVMQPLETWLTLQFLDTLSLRMERHSANAQQVAEFLADHPRVKRVNYPGLPDHPQYNLAQRQMTGAGGLLSFVVPDGIPGAAKVMDKFQLVIHAVTFGTSRTICMHPPTITHEHMTPEERAAVGIDDGLIRLSVGLEDSADIIADLNQALNP